In Pseudorasbora parva isolate DD20220531a chromosome 1, ASM2467924v1, whole genome shotgun sequence, the DNA window gggcttaagccttgtctgtgaaaccagggaaATGTGTTAAAGAGAACAAGGTATTGACCTCTATAGGTAAATCATCATTTAATCCAGAGTGACTTCAAGTAGATTACTGCAATAAGATGTTACAATTAAGAAACAATAACATTACCAGTGTCAAGTTTTTATTAATCTCTTAGCATTCCGAGAGATAATCCACTCATTTCAACATAAGTGTGCTCACTTTAACACAACTCTTGTACACATGATTGCACATCCATATGAGACAGCTGAACGCACATGCAAGCACAAGCACCCTTACGTCGATGAATGCACTTGAGCACACATGTAGTGTACATTTATGCATGACAACACCCACGCATCAGCTCAGCTATATTCTAGTCATCTAAATGCCTCTCATTTGACAATGATgtcttaaaatttaaaaaaaaaaaaaaaagaattctcTTTCCCACTGTCACCTCAAACATAGGTCTGAATTTCTCCCTTGACCCTTCCTCTTTTTGGGGGGCATTTAGTGTACAAGAGCAATGGGGTCAAAATCTGCCTGTCACGTGTCACCATGGCAATAAACCGCTCCATTCATGCAAGCAGCTTGTCATCTCCATAGTAATGATCTGACTCTGACAGATTACTGTGCCTTAAATTCACACTCGCACAGGCAGTTATATGGTCGCATACTTCTAATATGCTGAGCCAGGGGAAATTTCTCTGCATCGCTCTTATCTCTGCTCTCACACATTCCTATCGCTTAGTGGCAATATTTCTTCCCCCATTTTCCATGGGTGACATGATTTGAATTCAAtacattttgtttgttaaaacaCAATTTGCTATAAGACATGCTGTTTTATAAATCAAAGAATGGCACAGTGGATCTTGCTCAATGAATAGTGCAGCCTGTGAGTTTGTTTATGAGATTCAATGGTATAAAACAAACAGATACAATATTTTTTGAAGCCATAGCAAATTGTACTAATAAAGCTACATGCttatatatacaataatatCATCTTATAAATAAGCATAAACGTTTATAGATAATTCAGAATGACtcctttaaaaatgaaaaaatgcatcaagtttgtgtgatgggtagccTATGTTTAGGGGTAGTAGGCCCTACGTTAGTGTTAGGGGATAAAATATTCAGTTACAGTGTAAAAAATGCGGTAATAGTGCACATCAGTAGCCTTTATATTAGGAAGCCACCATCAGTCAACTATGTTTATGTCATTCCTCACTTGCTGTAGAGAGTTAGTAAATGCAGAATGAACATGTAAGAACAGCCACAGTAATTaacaatttaatttataatatcaTTTTAGCACACAATACCTTAACAATAAATTGAAATACAGAAGTGTATCTTGCTGAAAGTCACTCCCCCTCCTGTCACAACCAAGAAGTAACGTTAAGCGATGTGTGTGTCGCACTGCATAACACTGACTGGGCCATGCACGAGGAGGCGAGAGAACACGTACTGAGGTCGGTAAGCACAAGCAGATCTCATTATATTAGTTCCTTGACATCGAATCCTgataaaagttttaaaaaaagagggaaaaaaatcaTTCTAGCAAGGTCGTTTTTTGTGATTAAGTTCAATTTAGCGGGCCGTAATATACGCATCGTATTTTCCTGCAAATCTTCCCTAAACTAGCCACAACACTCCCACAGCAATTGCGTTCATCTGTCAGCTCTGTCGTATATTCGGTTGGTATTAAGAAGCGGTTAAAAAAGTAACTTGGTAAAAAtcataaattaaacattatatattttgtgaCAAAGCtcttttttacatttctaaTATAACGTTATGTAGCCTCGTTAGCTTGTTTGCTAACTAGCCAGACAGAGAGATAcatcagaatcagaaagagctttattgccaagtgtgcttccacacacaaggaatttttttttggtgctgaagcttccagtgcacataaacaatacaatacaacacggtaataaataaataaaaataattaaaaaaaatcacgatCCATAGACACATGAAAACACTGAGGGTTTTACACTCTTTTGTCCTGTGGTGGATATACCTATGGTGGTCTATAAAACACAGGAAATCATAAGCTTCTATTGATGCAAGAAAATTGCATCAGTGGAAATAAATGGGTAAAGTTAGTTGACATAGAGTACTTTTGGAAAGTTGTTTGACAGTCTATTTCTTAAGCCTGACCAATATTGAGAGACTACATGAAATATGTGCAATTTTAATCAATGTTAAAATACATAAGTCAATACAAggttaaaacgtttttttttaggtttctGATAGACAtaactttacattttcatatagcctgtaaaaaataattttaatatatatgtaatatttacATAATTCTACATGGTAAAACAACACAATTATTCAGTGAATCTTAACAAGTAATTTTGATGAAGCATATCAGAGAAATAATATGTTACCCATTGCCTGCGGGTTTTGCATTGACATGTGcactttataaaaaaataaaaaaatgtgagcatgcatgcatgcaaaatagCATTTAGTCTCACTGTCCTATTAAAGCAAATATGGCTTAGAATTGTTAGGAGGAATTCACTAGAAACATTTCAGCAGCCAGTTAAATACCTAATTCTGTTGCAATTAATGGGATATTTAACCCAAAcataaaaatgtgtaattttactTATGTCATTCCAACCCGTGTGTGTGCCACAGAAAAAAGACAGTtaaacaggtttggaatgacatgaggatgagtgaataatgacagaatttccatcTTTGGTTGAACTAGtcctatccctttaagctatGCATATTCTGCCATGTTATAGTGCTAATGAAAATCTTGAttgattgtttttgtctttttcagTTTTATGAGTGATTGATGTCACCGAACATAGGTTTGAAAGATGAATCGGGGCCGGGGAGGGAGAAAAAGAATGGCACCAGAAAAATCAAATGTCCTTGAAACTTGTGATGAGGAGATATGCGCAGAGGTTCTCCAGCTCTTCAACAAGGTCAGAGGTTATGTTCGCCCTGCTGGAGGAGAATGGACGTTGCCTGACCCAAGTGTGGTGCTCTGTGATCCTCATGCATGTCACCCACGTTTGCAGGCTCTGAAAAGATCACTAAATGAAGTGAAGAATCAACTCAGTGATAAAGACCTGTCAGTATGGCACCAGCATACTTGTTTCACCAATCGTGCAGGCACTGTTACAGCCCACCTTCGCTCCACAACCAATGCAGAGCTATGTACGCAGGCTTGGGCCAAGTTCTATGAGATCCTAGGCACTTTTAAACTTCTTCCTGACAATGCATTGAGGAGTGGTGAATTGAACTCCATACACTTGTGTGAAGCCCCTGGTGCCTTCATATCTGCTCTGAATCACTTCCTCAAGACGAGTGGCCTACACTGCGACTGGACCTGGGTTGCGAACACCCTTAATCCATACTATGAAGCCAACGGACGTGGTTGCACTATTACAGATGACAGACTCATTGCACACACTCTGCCTTGGTGGTTCTTTGGATCCGACAACACGGGTGACATAATGCTTCAGAAGCATCTGCTGGAACTGCCAAGATTTGTGAGCAATATGCGCAATGTTGATTTGGTTACAGCAGATGGAAGCTTTGACTGTCAGGGGGACCCAGGAGAGCAGGAGAGATTAGTTGCTCCACTACAATATTGTGAAGCCGTTTGTGCGCTGCTGCTGTTAGGAACTGGAGGCTCATTTGTTCTGAAGATGTTCACGCTATTTGAAcactcatctgtctgtctgctgtATCTCCTTGCATGCTGCTTCCGTTCTGTGAACGTCTTCAAGCCAGGCACAAGCAAGTCTGGAAATTCAGAATTGTATATAGTGTGCTTGGACTATCAGGCCAAAGAACAAATTCGACCATTGCTCTCGAAGTTAATCCGTAATTACGGGCCAGACTTGTCATCCACAGTGGCGCTTTTTCCCCGTCACTGCATTCCAGACTCATTTCTAAGCCAGCATGAAGAGATATGCACTTTTTTCCATGCATTGCAAGTTAACACAATCCAGGAGAACCTCAAGCTTTCTGTAGACATGAGAGTAGAACAGCGCAGGCGATTGGAGCAGCTCAGGGAATATGCAGCAGAATTTTATACAAAACGTTTCAATGTTCACTACCTCCCTCGGAAAAGCTGGGTTTGCCGGGGTGGAGTGGCCAGATGGGTGAAACACAGTGAGAGGAAGCAAATGGGCTCTTTTAATCAGCGCAAGGAGATGGAACTTCAGGGATGGAAGCAGCGCCTTGCTCAGGGAAATTATGCGGCATTAATAAAGAAGCATCTTGTGGG includes these proteins:
- the cmtr2 gene encoding cap-specific mRNA (nucleoside-2'-O-)-methyltransferase 2; translated protein: MNRGRGGRKRMAPEKSNVLETCDEEICAEVLQLFNKVRGYVRPAGGEWTLPDPSVVLCDPHACHPRLQALKRSLNEVKNQLSDKDLSVWHQHTCFTNRAGTVTAHLRSTTNAELCTQAWAKFYEILGTFKLLPDNALRSGELNSIHLCEAPGAFISALNHFLKTSGLHCDWTWVANTLNPYYEANGRGCTITDDRLIAHTLPWWFFGSDNTGDIMLQKHLLELPRFVSNMRNVDLVTADGSFDCQGDPGEQERLVAPLQYCEAVCALLLLGTGGSFVLKMFTLFEHSSVCLLYLLACCFRSVNVFKPGTSKSGNSELYIVCLDYQAKEQIRPLLSKLIRNYGPDLSSTVALFPRHCIPDSFLSQHEEICTFFHALQVNTIQENLKLSVDMRVEQRRRLEQLREYAAEFYTKRFNVHYLPRKSWVCRGGVARWVKHSERKQMGSFNQRKEMELQGWKQRLAQGNYAALIKKHLVGKEGYEIVLNGPLDECDLGTWFALVGAALPKVCSSTFCDQEMLDFLNEALEENLRVNVANHSDRAMSICNSCRTDSPISILSEICSHPDVTSCLVLGNQSWCDGTLVGVKFQPELLQGPSCCEVKDSTLHDGQPDYQLELLNAVLFALQKQSLGSTLVIPLCSALTRFTSGVIFTLHLCFRYITFRCLSGWPPAALVCMGFSPPSALPWLLDFLQDVMENMKKVKLELGRQVLQFVPLEELLRGELPRFLSSFNTAVIRQQLHVLMQDE